The Streptomyces racemochromogenes DNA segment GTGCAGGTATCCGTCGTCCGGGCACCTCAGGCCCACCGAGAGGCTGCGGATGCGCTGGTCGTCGGTGAGGGTGAACGAGATGGCCGTCTCGAACACCCCATGACCCTGGGGGCACCGGCAGACCTCCTCCGGCAGGATGCGCGGTCCGGGCGTGGACGGCGGGAGCGGGGTGTACGAGGATTCCAGCCTCCACGGATGCTGTCCGGGGAAGCCGTCCTCCCAGCCGTCGGACACGCCCAGGGGCAGGCAGCAGCCGTAACAGAAGCACTCCCTCGCCACTACCTCGAACTCCTGCGCCCCGCACCAGCGGCACACCACGAACACGGTCTCGGCCGCCCCTGCATCACCCTCGGACTGCTCGGCGGCACGGCTCACCGTGCGCAGCAGGGCTCTGCCCCCCTCCGCCTCGTCCGTAGGCCCCGCTGTCCATATGCCTTCGCTCCCCATACGCGGATCCTCGCACGGCCGACGCGTAGTGCTGTGGCGGTGTGGGCACAGGCGCGCGGCGCAGGGGGGACGCGGCGAGGGTGACGCCCGGGCCGATCGTCAACATGAGGCCCTCCTGAAGGCCGGATCGGCGCTCTGCCGGCGGAGCCAGGCGGTGAGGGGGCCGGGCCTTGAGGATCGCGTACGGGGCCGCGGCCGTGGAGGTGAAGCCATGTGCCCGGTGGTCCGATCACGGGGTGCGATCACGTGGGACTTGAGCGTCGATTCCACGGTCTGCCGCGCCCACCAGCACGCGGCCAGGCCCCGAAGTGGGGTGACCGGCAGAACGAACCGCCGGGTGGTTTGTTCACCGAACCGGTCGATCACGGGCTGGGACGGTCGCGCGGGGGGGCATCGCCAAAGCTACACCTGGCGGTTGAGCAGGGTTAGAAGCCAATGTCCATCATGGTGACGGCTGGGCAGCGCGGCGACTCCCCCAGTTCAAGGAGGCGCGGGAGAGGCCCGCCCCGCCAGCTGACAGGCGGCCCCGGCCACGGCCACGGGCAGAGCGCGGCGGCGGACTGCGCGGATGAGGCGTCCAGCTCGTGGCCGGGCGGCGACGGCGGGTGCGGGGCGGACTTCCTGATGTGGCTGGGCTGGCGCAACGCCCACGGCCACCCGGGCCTGGGCCACCTGCACCGCGAGTTGGAAGGCCTGTGCCCGAGAGCCCGGACACTACCCACCGTGTCCTCAATGTCGCGAGCTACCCTCCTGACAGCGCCGGCACTCGGCCACGCGCAGGCAGTCATCGGGAGCGGTCATGCCAACTGAAGGCCCCGGCAAGACAGCAGCGTGGGGGAAGGTCCTCGCTGGGTTCAGTCTCCTGGTCCTTATGCCCTTGGTGATCTGGTTCATGATCTCCTTCCAGGGGTCTGGCGCATTTCCATGGTGAGGGCGCCGCCACAGGGTTCAGCCGATGCTGATCGTCGTGTACGTCTCTCCCGGGCCGGGTGGGCGGTTCCAGGAGAGCGACTCGAAGGTGTGCAGCCGGCCCTCGGTGAGGGCCAGGCGGGGCACGGTGACGCCGTGGAGGCCGGCGATGGCGTCCAGGGCGCGGGCTGCCGCCGCGGCTTGGCCGTCCCCGGCGGGGGCAGCGAACCCGGGGGTGGTCGAGGTCAGTTCGGCAGGTACGTCGCCGACGGTGGCTTCGAGCGTCCCGGCTCGCACGGTGAACGCGTAGCGCAGGGTGCCACCCTCGGCGGCCGACACGTGGAAGACCGGGATGTCCTGGCGCCACTCGGCCCAGGTCACGATCGCCCACCCGCCGCCGGACGAGGCTGCCGGCGCGGGAGAGACGAAGCGCGCGGTGTCGAATCCTGCGTAAGGGTCCTGTTCGAGGGCGAAACTCCAGCCCGGTCCGGCCCGTCCGACGCTGAGAAGCGCCTTGTCGTCGTAGCTGGAGAAGACCTGCCGGCCGGCTCGGTGGTGCCGGGTGACATCCCACTGCCGCAGGGGCGGGGAGAGCACCGTGCCGGGCGACGAGCCGAGCAGCGCGGGCAGCTCGTCCGGGGCTACTCCTTCGACGAGGATCATCCGGTAGTCGCTGACCGATGTCTGCCAGGGGCGCAGCCCGCCGGGGCGGACGAGCCAGGACAGGCCGTCGGGGTTCCGGTCGCCGGCGGGAACCGGGGCCGGGCCGCTCTCGCCGCCGCGCGGGGTCCGCAGGAGTTCCAGGCGCCGTTCTGCGGTCAGTACCGGGGCGAGCAGCGGGTCGGCGAGCAGACCCACCGGCGCGATGTGGCCCGGGCCGAGCGGCTCCCACAACGGGATCGCGGCACGCAGAATGTGCCAGGCGGCATCAGTGTCGCCCCAACGGGCCTGCTCACGAGCCTCGTTGACGGCCTTGCCGAACGCTCCGCCGGGCCGGTAGCGGTACGTCCCCTCGCGTATGGCGCGCTGGATGTCGGCCGCGGCCTGCGCGGTGTCGGGGAAGATCTTGGGGTCGGAGTAGTGCCAGTCCTCGGCGGGCCGGCCGCTGTTGAGCAGATCGGCGGCCGTCAGCGGGAGCTGTTCGCTGAGGAAGCGTGGGTTGTCGGGGTGCGGCTGCTGGGTCCCGTACCCCCGCGTGCCGTCCAGTTGCGCGATCTGCTCCAGGAGTTCGTGTGCGTACGCCGGCCGTACTTGTGCGCTTCCGCCAGCAGGGCGGCCGCCTCTTCGTACCGGCCGCGTAGTGCCGCGGTCCGGGCCCGGGACACGGCGGCGTCCTGGGCCCGGGTCGTGTCGTTGACGAAGGTGGGGCCGTCCTCCCCGTCCCGGCCGGGCGCGAGCGTGTGGAATTCCTGGTGCATGGCGATCATGAACGCCGCGAACGACGGATACCGCTCGGGGTCGGCCGCCCGCCAGGACGCCCACACACGCACCGCCCACTCGCCGTCCGGCCCCACGTCCTCCGGGTCGAGCAGTACGAAGGTGATGTCCGACTCGACGTCCAGTTGCAGTGCCCGGGACCACAGCCCCACCTGAGCCCGTACCTCCTCAGGGTTGTCCTCCTCGCCCCAGACCGCGTCGAAGTCCTCGCCGAGGCCCATCGCATCGTTGTGCCAGTGCGCCTCACGGGTGCCGGCCAGTCTCCAGACGAAGGCGCCGGCGTGCCGCCAGCCGTCGCTGACCCGCAGGAACTCCCGGTAGGAGGGCGGCATCGTCCGGCCGAGCCGGTCCTCCATCGCGGCGATGTCCGCCTCGGTGGCCGGATCGGCGCCGAGCCACCTGCCCCGCCATGCCTCGATGTCGTCGGGGCTCAGCTCATCGCCGTCCCCGTGCGCGTCCGCCCATTCCTCGCTCCAACGGGCCAGGAAGTTCGGCCAGTCGGCATGTTCGATCTCCATGCCGGGGATTCTCGCAGCGGGCACCGACAACGGGGTGTCGCGCCGTCACCCGCCACCGTAGGGCTCGGTATGGTCGTTGATCAGCATGAGCAGAGGCGGTCTGGCGCGCAAGGCCCGCCGCGGGTATGAGAACCGGATCTCCTCGTGCCACGCGGCTGGGGTTCAGGATGACCGTCAGTCGAGACGAGCGTCGAGCTCAGGTCGATGCGGTGCGCGCGCGCATGCGGTGCGCGGTCCGCAGTCCCTGCTTGGCGGCCGTTGCCACGAGGCCGCCGAGGGTGGTTCTGGCGAGGTCGTGGGCGGCGAGGCGTTCCAGTGCCGGCAGGGCCCGGTCGTCGGCGGTGGAGCCGAGAGCGCGGCAGGCCAGTGCGCGGAGGTCCGGGTCCGGATCGGTGGTGAGGGCGATCAGGTCGTCCACCACCGGCGGGCCGAAAGCAGCGATCGCTGAGGCGAGATAGCCGGCCTTCGGGTTCCGGCGTTCCATCATGGTCTGCCAGAGCGCAGCGAGTGCCCGGTCGCCGCCGATCTGGCCGAGCGCCAGGGCGGCCCTGCTGCGTACCCAGTCGGTCTCGTCGTTCAGCCGGGCTGTCAGGGCGGGTACGGCGGCCGGTTCCTCAAGGAGGCCGAGCGCCTCGCAGGCACCCTCGCGGACCATCGGATCGGGATGCTCCAGCAGGGCGGTGATCAGCGGGACGGCCCGGCGGAAGCCCAGTTCGGCACAGGCGAGCACCGACCACCGCACCCCGCGGTGCCCGGTGTCGGCGAGGGCACGCAGGAGGCCCGGTTCGACGCTCGCGTCGCCGAACAGGGTGATCCGGTTGAGTGCCTTGGTCCAGACGGTGACATCCTGCGTCCGGTGGTCGGAGGCGACCTCGGACAGGGCCGCCCGGGCCTGCGGATGGCCGAGCTCGGCCCACTCCAGCAGGGCGTCGATCGCCCGCATCCGGATCGTGCGGTTCCTGCTCAGCTCGGCTGCGTGGACGGTGACGAGGGATGTCGGTCCGTCCGGCGGGTGGCCGAGTGCGTCCTCGAGCGGGCCGGCGAGCGGTGGTTCGAGCTCGCCCAGGCGCAGGGCCAGTGGGCCGATTCGGGTGCCGACGTCCGCGTCGTAGCGGCCGTCGGCCCGCAGGTTCGCGGCCAGCTTGGCGACCGTATGGAACAGCAGCCATGCGTGGTCCGACGGGGAACCAGCGAGGGCGTCGAGCCGGCCGGACATCGCCGCGGTGACGGCGGTCGCCGGGCGACCGGTGGCCTCCAGGACCGCCCGCGCCCAGGCCAGCGGCTCGCCCTGACGCTCGTAGAGCTGGCGGCCCCACAGGCGGAGGACGGCGTCACGGTGGTCGGTCATCCCAGGATCGTTCCAGCGGGGAACAGCGACAGCCAACGGATTTTCCTTGCGGTCATCGGGTGTCAGACCATCTGGGCATGATTCCGGCTCGTCCAAGGAGCTCCCTCCCGGCTCACCTTCGGTGGCGACATCATCCAGAGGTCGCCTTCCTGCGCAGTGCGGTGGCGATCAGCAGCTCGGCGGTGCCGCGCGGGTCCGTGCGCTGGAGCGGGGTCAGCCAGGCGCGGGCCGACAGGACGATCACGGTGGCCGGGTCCGTCGGCCCGCACTGGCCTCCAGCTGGGATTCCGGGCGGTAGGCCGGCGTGAGCGCGGTAGGCAGGTCCCTGCCCGCTCGTACGCGGCGAGCTAGTGGTGCCCGTCGAGGAGGTAGCCCACCCGGCTTCAGGCGGTGTGTTGCACAGCGCTACCAGCGCGGGCAGATCGAGTGGCCGCAGGCACTCCGGATCCGGCGGCTCGGCCTGCCCGGTACGCGGATCGGGTACGAGGCCGGGGGCGCTCAGCCACTCGGTGAGGTACTTGACCCCGGAGAGTCCGGGGCTGCCCGTGCCGGCTCGAGCGGCCGACCACCCCACGCTGCCGTAGGCGTCGTCGGCTTCGAGGAGCCCCGGATCGCCGGCGAGCGGGAGCAGGCTGCCATCGGCGTCGCCGCCTGCGGGGGGCCTGCTCGGCGAGACCCGGCCCCTTGCGGCGTACGGCTGTGCGCGCGGGGCACGGACTGGTCCTACGGGTCCGGGGCGGAGGAGGCCCGTTTCGCCGGCCGATGATGGCAGTGCATTTCTCCGACTTGAGGACTATTCGGCGGGCGTGGGGCGACGGTGTGTCCGGATGCCGGGCGCCGGTCCGTTGTGGCTTGATCGTGGGGCGGTCCCGGCCAGGGAGCGCGACATCCCGCCCAGTCGGCATCCCCGGTCGAGGAGTCCCGAGCGTGAGACTGACCATGCACCGCCACGCGGTATCCCCACGACGCGACGCCGGGCGGCTGAGCAATCCGGTCCGGCGCAGCGCCCTCCTGCTCGCCGCCGCGGCGCTGCCCGCGGCGTTGGTGGTACCGCTGGCCCCACCCGCGGAGGCGGCGCCGGTGACCGTCACCTTCAACCCGGGCGCCAACCAGCCGTTCAACGTGCCCTCCGGCGTCACCCGACTGACCATCACCGCCACGGGCGCCGCAGGAGCGAACGGGGCCAACGGAGGGGCGGGCGGTGACGGGGCCGTCGTCACCGGCAGCGTCGACGTGCCGTCGGGTACCACCACCCTGTACGTCAACGTCGCCACCGGCGGAGGCACCAGCGGAACGCCAGGCGGATCCGGTGAGGGGGGAGGAGCCAGCGATGTGCGCACCTGCGACTCCACCCTCCCCGGCTGCGTCCTCACCGGCGTCCCCGCCACCGACCCCCGCCTGATCGTCGCGGGCGGCGGAGGCGGCGGCGGAAGCACTACCGCGACCGCACCCTTCCCGCTCCCCGAGGCCACCGGCGGGGACGCCGGAACCACCGGTCAGACGGGTGGCAACAGGCCGAACGGAGGCCGAGGAGGCGGCGGCGGAACGCAGACCACCCCCGGCGCGGGCGGCGCCGCATGCCCATCCCAGACCGGGGGCACACCCGGTACCTCCGGCGGAGCCGGCACCGGCGGCGACGGCGGCGACCCCATCCCCGGCGGAGGCGGCGGCGCGGGCTGGTTCGGTGGGGGCGGAGGCGGCGGGTGCGACACCGTCACCAGCAATGACTTCGGGACCGGCGGTGGCGGCGGCGGCTCCAACCGCGTCCCGGCGGGCGGCACGTCCGGACTCGCCACCGGCCCGGCCTCGGTGACCATCACGTACGAACAGGGCGGGAACGGCGGAGTGGGCGGGCCGATCCTGCCCGTCAACCTCAGCGGCGTCATCCCGATGTTCAACAACATCAGCACCAACAACAACATCAACAGCCCCGGCGCCAGGAATGCCACCACACAGAACTTCGGCCTGAGCGCGCCCTGAACCGCTTCCACCCGGTCCGGACCCGTGCCTTGAGGTGAACCGGGGGCCATCGGCGGGGGTCCTGGGGGGTGCGCCGGCCCACCCGGGCCCTCGTGCCGGCGCCGGGACTACCCGCCGCCGCCTGGAGCACGGCGGACTGCTGAAGGAAACGGGAACTGATCCCGCCCGCACAGCATTCTCTCCGAATGGGAAAGGAGCCCCTGGCAATACCAGGGGCTCCATCCGCACGGAGTTTGAATCGGTGCGTCCGAGCGCGGGCCGGGGTGGACTATCGGTTCCGCATCCGTCTCTTGCTGATTTTGCCCAACATCAGCGCGTACCCGCCGCAAAGCACCGCCACGGCCACATACTGAGCCCAGGCGATGCCCTGAAAAGCGTACGTGACACCAGGTGGAGGCGGCGGAGGGAACTCGTCAACAGGTCCGGGACGCGACGGATCGTGATGTGCACGTCGTTGTTCCGTCGACGAAGAATCCACCGCGCCTCTGCCGGTTCGAGGTCGAACGAGAACCGCTGGATGCCATGGAGGCCGTAGAGGCCCGTCACGCCCTTCAACAGATCGGCGAGCGCGTTCGTGCAGTAGCTGACGATGTCCCGGTGCTTCGTCGAGCCGTCCCAGATCCTGCACGTCGCCCAGCCGGAGCCGCTCAGTTCCCAGCTGAAGTGCAAGGACTTCGTCACTGAATCCCCCTGCCTGCGGGGCCGGGCTCGGCGCGAGACGGCGTGGAGCTACCTCGCCGACCCGAGTGGCGCGACCCGGCTGTGGGCGTGTCAAGTGGCCGTCGAGGGGGCACCAGCGCGGTCATGACCGTGATGCTGCTGTTCCTCCTCCCCGCCGGCCTCGCCCTGGTGTTCCTGGCGACCGCCGAGCCTCGCCACACCGGCCGGCACCGCCAGGACTAAGCACGGAGCGGTGCGGCCGACCGGACCGTTCGTGATCCCGGCCCCCCGCCGTCTGTCGCGCCCGGGCACTCGGCACCGTGGGCGCACACGTGGCGCAATGCCATGGGGGCACGGCGGTCGCCCTCTCGGCGCGGGCCTGGCCGAACCGGCCACGCCACGCGGGGCGGCGGCCGCCGGGCTGTGGTCGATTCCCTGCCGCCGGCTGTCCGCACCGAAAGGTAGGCCCGCTGACCGAGCAGGGGAAGGCATCAGCTCGGTTCGTCGTACACGGCGCGGGCGGCGCGCACCTCGTCCATGTGTTCCTCCGCCCATTCCTTGATGGCGGACATGACCGGTAGTAGCGAGCGGCCGAGCTCGGTGAGCTCGTACTCGACGCGGACCGGGACGGCGGGGATCACGGTCCGCGACACCAGTCCGTCGCGTTCCAGGTGCCGCAGGGTCTGCGTGAGCATCTTCTGGCTCACGCTCGCCAGCCTGCGACGCAGGTCGCTGTAGCGCTGAGGCCCGTCGGCCAGTGCGTTGACGGCGAGGCTGACCCACTTGTCGGCGATCCGGTCCAGGAGCTGACGGGCGGGGCACTGCGCGAGGTAGGCGTCGTAGGCGACGCCCCGCTCGGCGCGGTGCTGGGCGGCGGTACGGGTGGGCATGGCCCTCCTTGAGGTGCCGTAGGCACCTCCAAGTGCCTGCTTCCCGGGGGAGAGTAGCAGTGCCTACGGTGTGCGACATGATCACTGAAGAGCTCATGCGGGCGGTGATCGCCCGCGGTTACGGTGGATCCGAGGTGCTCGAACTGGTGCGGGTCCCGCTACCGGAACCGGGTCCGGGCCAGGTCCGGGTCCGCGTCGAGGCGGCGACTGTCAACCCCGTGGA contains these protein-coding regions:
- a CDS encoding HEAT repeat domain-containing protein; the protein is MTDHRDAVLRLWGRQLYERQGEPLAWARAVLEATGRPATAVTAAMSGRLDALAGSPSDHAWLLFHTVAKLAANLRADGRYDADVGTRIGPLALRLGELEPPLAGPLEDALGHPPDGPTSLVTVHAAELSRNRTIRMRAIDALLEWAELGHPQARAALSEVASDHRTQDVTVWTKALNRITLFGDASVEPGLLRALADTGHRGVRWSVLACAELGFRRAVPLITALLEHPDPMVREGACEALGLLEEPAAVPALTARLNDETDWVRSRAALALGQIGGDRALAALWQTMMERRNPKAGYLASAIAAFGPPVVDDLIALTTDPDPDLRALACRALGSTADDRALPALERLAAHDLARTTLGGLVATAAKQGLRTAHRMRARTAST
- a CDS encoding SMI1/KNR4 family protein, with translation MEIEHADWPNFLARWSEEWADAHGDGDELSPDDIEAWRGRWLGADPATEADIAAMEDRLGRTMPPSYREFLRVSDGWRHAGAFVWRLAGTREAHWHNDAMGLGEDFDAVWGEEDNPEEVRAQVGLWSRALQLDVESDITFVLLDPEDVGPDGEWAVRVWASWRAADPERYPSFAAFMIAMHQEFHTLAPGRDGEDGPTFVNDTTRAQDAAVSRARTAALRGRYEEAAALLAEAHKYGRRTHTNSWSRSRNWTARGGTGPSSRTPTTHASSANSSR
- a CDS encoding helix-turn-helix domain-containing protein; this encodes MPTRTAAQHRAERGVAYDAYLAQCPARQLLDRIADKWVSLAVNALADGPQRYSDLRRRLASVSQKMLTQTLRHLERDGLVSRTVIPAVPVRVEYELTELGRSLLPVMSAIKEWAEEHMDEVRAARAVYDEPS